A single window of Oceanococcus atlanticus DNA harbors:
- a CDS encoding peroxiredoxin: protein MIEVGQAIPDVSVHVMGDKGPEAISSATLFAGQKVVLFAVPGAFTPGCSLTHLPGYVVKADVIKARGVDRIICMAVNDAFVMDAWGKSQNAQEITMVGDGNAELTRALGLTLDAQAYGMGTRSQRFALIAEDGVVTHLAVEPAGGITVSSAESVLDQL from the coding sequence ATGATCGAGGTAGGGCAGGCGATTCCGGATGTCAGCGTGCATGTCATGGGAGACAAAGGGCCTGAAGCCATCAGCAGCGCGACCTTGTTTGCCGGGCAAAAAGTGGTGCTTTTCGCTGTGCCCGGTGCATTCACGCCGGGCTGTTCGTTGACTCATTTGCCGGGATATGTGGTCAAGGCGGATGTCATCAAGGCGCGTGGTGTTGATCGCATCATCTGCATGGCTGTCAATGACGCTTTTGTGATGGACGCCTGGGGAAAATCGCAAAACGCCCAGGAGATCACCATGGTCGGTGACGGCAATGCTGAGTTGACCCGGGCCTTGGGTTTAACCCTGGATGCTCAGGCTTATGGCATGGGTACGCGCAGCCAGCGCTTCGCTTTGATTGCCGAGGATGGCGTGGTCACGCATCTCGCGGTTGAGCCGGCCGGTGGGATTACGGTGTCGTCGGCTGAGTCCGTTCTTGATCAGCTGTAA
- a CDS encoding MotA/TolQ/ExbB proton channel family protein yields the protein MDLATLVGLIVGTIVVVVAILIGGSGLAPFINIPSILIVIGGSFSATLMRFPIRECFTAMKTGFGRAFREQMDDPMALIETAKELADVARKKGLIALENVSVANPLMAKGVQYCSDGRDAEFIREMMTKEINASIARNEMGEKIFRALGDAAPAFGMIGTLVGLVQMLLELSDPTKIGPAMAVALLTTLYGALLANLLFLPLADKLDTRAQQDRNSRQLILDSVLGINAGVSPRVLEETLLVGLPQNAQKADNGNTEDSIAAEPA from the coding sequence ATGGATCTCGCCACGCTCGTCGGACTCATCGTTGGAACCATTGTCGTTGTCGTCGCGATCCTGATTGGCGGCTCTGGCCTGGCGCCCTTCATCAACATACCCAGCATCCTGATTGTCATCGGCGGCTCATTCAGCGCGACCTTGATGCGCTTTCCGATTCGCGAGTGCTTCACCGCCATGAAAACCGGATTCGGACGGGCATTCCGCGAGCAGATGGACGACCCGATGGCGCTGATCGAGACCGCCAAGGAGCTGGCTGACGTGGCCCGCAAGAAGGGCCTGATCGCACTGGAAAATGTCAGCGTGGCCAACCCTTTGATGGCCAAAGGCGTGCAGTACTGCAGTGACGGGCGTGACGCCGAGTTCATCCGTGAAATGATGACTAAAGAGATCAACGCCTCGATAGCCCGCAACGAAATGGGCGAGAAGATCTTTCGCGCGCTCGGCGATGCCGCGCCCGCATTCGGCATGATCGGCACCCTCGTGGGCCTGGTTCAGATGCTGCTGGAGTTGTCCGATCCGACCAAGATCGGCCCGGCCATGGCCGTTGCACTGCTGACCACGCTGTACGGCGCCCTGCTCGCCAATCTGTTGTTCCTGCCCCTGGCCGACAAACTCGACACCCGAGCCCAGCAGGACCGTAACAGCAGGCAACTGATACTCGACAGCGTGCTTGGCATCAATGCCGGGGTGTCGCCGCGTGTGCTGGAGGAAACTTTGCTGGTAGGCCTGCCGCAGAACGCCCAGAAGGCTGATAACGGCAACACCGAAGACAGCATCGCCGCCGAACCGGCATGA
- a CDS encoding beta-lactamase hydrolase domain-containing protein, which produces MSPQLNTPYQFDPRPNLICAGQPDAAGFQAAAQAGVVAVMNLRPDEEMDWDEAALIKELGLDYLQIPVSSPADLSQDNARQLNAWLEQYAGKPVLVHCASSNRVGALLALGAFLQGASGEQALQLGRDAGLTRMEPMVASLMQQWAA; this is translated from the coding sequence ATGTCGCCGCAACTCAATACGCCTTACCAGTTTGATCCTCGTCCCAATTTGATATGCGCCGGGCAGCCGGATGCGGCGGGTTTCCAGGCTGCCGCGCAGGCTGGTGTGGTCGCGGTCATGAACTTGCGGCCCGATGAGGAAATGGACTGGGACGAAGCGGCGCTGATCAAGGAGTTGGGCCTGGATTATCTGCAAATCCCTGTGTCCAGTCCGGCGGATCTGAGTCAGGACAATGCCCGTCAGCTCAATGCTTGGCTTGAGCAGTACGCGGGCAAGCCGGTGCTGGTGCATTGTGCCAGCAGCAATCGGGTGGGGGCTTTGCTGGCGCTTGGCGCGTTCTTGCAGGGCGCGAGCGGTGAGCAGGCTTTGCAGCTCGGGCGGGACGCAGGTTTGACCCGTATGGAACCGATGGTTGCATCGTTGATGCAGCAGTGGGCGGCATAA
- a CDS encoding flagellar motor protein MotB codes for MSAPQAKKLPGGLPPWMATFADLMALMMTFFVLLFAYSKVEEEKFKQMAGSMAEAFGGVQYIKSNSEDSVPGMEAGVMSRTGFTPLQFDPKSGRIISQPLQGAQQGQDRHDREAEELLKELQDALNEDIEAGAVALEKKEHDIVIRFPEHVSFASGRADLVDRAIPLISRIVGLISSDRMLIVAGHTDDRPVASGMFKSNWGLSAARAASVAEQILSKRHIDPSRLVVAGYADTRPIVANDTAGHRARNRRVEIIVRQGTEESTDSNQNEGFLN; via the coding sequence ATGAGCGCCCCACAAGCCAAGAAACTGCCAGGCGGACTGCCGCCATGGATGGCCACATTCGCCGATTTAATGGCCTTGATGATGACCTTCTTTGTGCTCTTGTTCGCCTACTCCAAAGTCGAAGAAGAGAAGTTCAAACAGATGGCCGGCTCAATGGCTGAAGCCTTCGGCGGGGTGCAATACATCAAGAGCAACAGCGAAGATTCGGTGCCCGGCATGGAGGCCGGGGTTATGTCGCGCACCGGCTTTACGCCGCTGCAGTTTGACCCCAAATCCGGGCGCATCATTTCACAGCCCCTGCAGGGTGCACAGCAAGGTCAGGATCGCCACGACCGGGAAGCCGAGGAGCTGCTCAAGGAACTTCAGGATGCCTTGAACGAAGACATCGAAGCCGGCGCCGTAGCCCTGGAGAAAAAAGAGCACGACATCGTCATCCGTTTCCCCGAGCATGTGTCTTTCGCATCCGGCCGCGCCGATCTGGTCGACAGAGCAATTCCGCTGATCAGCCGCATCGTCGGCCTGATCAGCAGCGACAGGATGCTGATTGTTGCCGGACACACTGACGACCGCCCGGTCGCCAGTGGCATGTTCAAATCCAATTGGGGCCTGTCGGCAGCGCGCGCAGCCTCAGTCGCCGAGCAAATCCTGAGCAAACGGCATATCGACCCAAGCCGACTGGTTGTCGCAGGCTACGCCGACACCCGCCCGATCGTCGCCAATGACACCGCCGGCCATCGCGCGCGCAATCGCCGGGTCGAGATCATCGTGCGTCAGGGCACCGAAGAAAGCACCGACAGCAATCAGAACGAAGGCTTTCTGAATTGA
- a CDS encoding RNA polymerase sigma factor yields the protein MAAILSFWANARPKSDFEKRLAPHIEPLFRLACRLTNDPLDAEELVQEVLVKLYPRREELAKIEQIRPWASRVLYRMFIDKWRRRKLEPLKESELPEEQQLDQEDTQLSAEDYLQLRTDLGAVQMALDKLSEAHRTLILMHDVEGYTLVELEEVLEVPLGTLKSRVHRARARLKKLLLDDQSVAEPFDEPERVSVK from the coding sequence ATGGCCGCAATTCTCAGTTTCTGGGCGAATGCACGGCCGAAATCGGATTTCGAGAAGCGCCTGGCGCCGCATATCGAACCCCTGTTTCGTTTGGCATGCCGCCTGACCAATGATCCTCTGGACGCTGAAGAGCTGGTCCAGGAGGTCTTGGTTAAGCTGTATCCGCGTCGCGAGGAATTGGCCAAGATTGAACAGATTCGTCCATGGGCCAGTCGTGTCCTGTATCGCATGTTCATCGACAAATGGCGCCGCCGTAAGCTTGAACCTCTGAAGGAATCAGAGTTGCCGGAAGAGCAGCAACTCGATCAGGAAGACACGCAGCTCAGTGCCGAGGACTATCTGCAACTGCGGACAGATCTTGGCGCGGTGCAGATGGCGCTCGACAAGCTGAGCGAAGCTCATCGCACGCTGATCCTGATGCACGATGTTGAAGGCTACACGCTGGTCGAACTTGAAGAGGTTCTGGAAGTCCCACTGGGTACCCTGAAATCCAGGGTGCACCGGGCGCGCGCCCGTTTGAAAAAACTTTTGCTTGATGATCAGTCCGTCGCGGAACCTTTCGACGAGCCTGAACGTGTGAGCGTGAAATAA
- a CDS encoding SDR family oxidoreductase: MTDTNFLAEYWSTPTVYRSDLFAGKVALVSGGGSGIGAATALLFARLGAQVVVCGRTQEKLDAVAQFAEQHGAQILPVACNVREPEQVDALYARIGETFGRLDFLVNNAGGQFPQDAIDFADKGWNAVINNNLNGTWFMMQRAARFWREHETPGAIVNVVVVTNRGMPGVAHTVAARSGVIGATRTVAVEWAPMNVRVNCVAPGLTATRGLEVYPEEAVREFPNANAMRRPGTAMEIAEACIYLAGPSGSFVTGEVLTVDGGGHLWGELWTNGRPDYYRQA; the protein is encoded by the coding sequence ATGACAGACACCAATTTTCTCGCCGAGTACTGGTCCACCCCGACGGTGTACCGATCCGATCTGTTTGCCGGCAAGGTGGCGCTGGTGTCCGGAGGCGGCAGCGGCATCGGCGCGGCCACCGCTCTGCTGTTCGCGCGCCTGGGCGCCCAGGTTGTGGTGTGCGGGCGGACTCAGGAGAAGCTTGATGCGGTGGCGCAGTTTGCCGAGCAGCACGGCGCGCAGATCCTGCCTGTGGCTTGCAACGTGCGTGAGCCGGAGCAGGTGGATGCACTCTATGCGCGCATCGGCGAAACCTTCGGTCGGCTGGATTTTCTGGTCAACAATGCCGGTGGGCAGTTTCCTCAGGATGCAATCGATTTCGCCGACAAAGGCTGGAATGCGGTCATCAACAACAACCTCAATGGCACCTGGTTCATGATGCAGCGGGCGGCCCGTTTCTGGCGTGAGCACGAAACGCCGGGTGCCATCGTGAATGTGGTGGTGGTGACCAATCGCGGCATGCCGGGCGTGGCGCACACAGTGGCGGCGCGTTCCGGGGTGATCGGGGCGACACGCACCGTGGCGGTGGAGTGGGCGCCGATGAATGTGCGGGTCAACTGTGTGGCGCCAGGGCTGACGGCGACCCGTGGTCTGGAGGTTTATCCGGAAGAGGCCGTGCGCGAGTTTCCCAACGCCAACGCGATGCGCCGGCCGGGTACCGCGATGGAGATTGCCGAGGCCTGCATTTACCTTGCCGGCCCGTCGGGCAGCTTTGTCACCGGTGAGGTGCTCACCGTGGATGGTGGCGGTCACCTGTGGGGTGAGCTGTGGACCAACGGGCGGCCGGACTACTACCGGCAAGCCTGA
- a CDS encoding MBL fold metallo-hydrolase produces MTQNPPVAALDHAPQTVKALTYPWGCDVAPQPGGVHPVAEGVWWLHMPLPFSLARINLWLLEDGDGWTVVDTGIGDQASREVWEQVFQRDLQGRPIKRVIVTHMHPDHVGLAGWLTERFDCELWMSRTEFLMCRNLVADTGRAAPEPAVKFYREAGFDEAALTIYRERFGEFGQAIGELPDQFRRLSDGQTIEIGGRYWQIVVGMGHSPEHACLYCPALKILISGDQVIPRISSNVSLFPTEPGGDPLGEWLESCHRIRNRIPNDVLVLPAHQEPFYGLHARLTQLLRSHERALERLFDHLAEPRRAMDCFSVLFKRSIRGAHVMLAVGETLAHLNCLISRRMISRELDANGVAWYRQMPGAEHEPEHENEN; encoded by the coding sequence ATGACGCAAAATCCCCCTGTCGCGGCGCTCGACCATGCGCCGCAAACCGTGAAAGCCCTGACCTACCCTTGGGGCTGCGATGTGGCCCCACAGCCCGGTGGTGTACATCCGGTGGCCGAAGGTGTCTGGTGGTTGCACATGCCGCTGCCGTTTTCGCTGGCGCGTATCAATCTGTGGCTGCTGGAAGATGGTGACGGCTGGACCGTGGTTGATACCGGGATTGGCGATCAGGCCTCGCGTGAGGTCTGGGAGCAGGTTTTCCAGCGCGACTTGCAGGGGCGTCCGATCAAGCGTGTGATCGTTACGCACATGCATCCTGACCATGTCGGTTTGGCGGGCTGGTTGACCGAGCGCTTTGACTGCGAGTTGTGGATGTCGCGCACCGAGTTTCTGATGTGCCGCAATCTGGTTGCTGATACCGGCCGCGCAGCACCTGAGCCTGCGGTGAAGTTTTATCGCGAAGCGGGCTTTGATGAGGCCGCGCTGACAATCTACCGTGAGCGCTTCGGTGAATTTGGCCAAGCCATTGGAGAGCTGCCCGATCAGTTCCGTCGCTTAAGCGACGGGCAAACCATCGAAATCGGCGGGCGTTACTGGCAAATAGTGGTGGGTATGGGGCATTCACCTGAGCATGCGTGCCTGTATTGTCCGGCCTTGAAGATTCTGATTTCTGGCGATCAGGTGATTCCGCGCATCTCCTCCAATGTCAGTCTTTTTCCCACCGAGCCAGGCGGAGATCCATTGGGTGAATGGCTGGAATCGTGTCACCGTATCCGCAATCGCATACCCAACGATGTGCTGGTTCTGCCGGCGCATCAGGAGCCTTTTTACGGCCTGCATGCGCGCCTGACTCAGCTGTTGCGCTCGCATGAACGCGCGCTGGAGCGCCTGTTCGACCATCTGGCTGAGCCGCGCCGTGCCATGGATTGCTTTTCGGTGCTGTTCAAGCGCAGTATCCGCGGTGCTCATGTCATGCTTGCGGTGGGTGAGACGCTGGCCCATCTCAACTGTCTGATCAGCCGGCGCATGATTTCCCGTGAGCTCGACGCCAACGGCGTGGCGTGGTATCGCCAAATGCCGGGCGCTGAGCATGAGCCCGAACACGAGAACGAAAATTAA